GAAGGCGAAAGGCCCCTGACCTGCGGTCATGAACCGGCAGTCAGGGCCCCTTGCATCCCGTGCAGTGACGACATAATGATACATCGTCCCGGCTGTGAGGTTCGTAAGCCGCACATGGTGGAGGGTCACACCAGAAGGTTCGGCAACGGTGTGGACGTACTCCCCGGCATTTTCAAACTCATCGGCAGTCGCATAGGAGACATTCCCGCTGGACGGCCCTGCGGTCTTCCAGGAGACGACGGCCGTCGTCTCGTCGGTACCGGTGACATACGGCCCCCAGAGAAAGGTGGCATTCCCGGCAGCAACGGCTGAGGGGATGATCAGGAGGAGGAGGAAAGTTCCTGCCCCTCTCATCTCCTCAACCTGACCTCGCACGTTGTCACCTCGTCGGGTCTGACCAGCACGTCATCGACTGTCCGTGAGTCAGAACGGCCGACGACCTTGACCGAGTACCTGCCGAGGTCCATGCCGGTGAAGAGGTGGGGCGTCACCTCGCCGGTGTTCTGGCCGTAGAGATAGATCTTCGCTCCTTCAGTCGTGCTGTTCACGTACAGGGAACCACTGGCATAGGACGCAAGCATGAACTTCACGTCCACCTCATCACTCCCCTTCGGGACGAGGACCACATCTTCCTTCGGCAGGTAGCCCGGTTTGGTGAGCATGACTCTGTGGCGCCCGGGAGAGACATTCTCAACGACGTACGGGGTCGCACGCCCGGTGTCAAAGCCGTCCACGAAAATCTCGGCGCCCTGGGGGGTAGAGTCCACCCTGAGGGCGGTCAGTCCCCCGGTCTCCGGTCGGAGTGTCTGGGTGCTCCCGTCTTCGACAAAGTCGGAGATGGGCACCGAGATATAGGAACTGTTCCTGCTGAATGCGACAAAGGAACTCAGGCCGCCGAACTTTATCTTCGCAGGCACCTTCTTCCCCGTATAGTAACCGTTGACCGAACAAGGTTCGCCCTTGTATCCCGGGATGTCGACAGTGAGTGTCTTTTGCATCCCATGCTCGTTCCGGTCAAAGCGTACAGGGATGACCACGCCCGGAGAGACCCAGACCTCCTTCGTGTCGATTTCATAGGAGGCCTTCGCCTTCTTCACCTTCACGCGGTGAAGGCCTTCTTTGAGGCCGTTGACCACCTGCGGGGTCTGTGCATCGATCTTTTTGTTGTCGATGTAGATGTCTGCCCCGTCGTCGCTCGCCTCCACATAGATGCCACCGGAGCGGGAGTTCATCCCCTGAATAGCGGCAAGGGTGAGGCAGAGGGGGTCGACATGGAGATTTTGGTTGCAGGGATCGAGGGAGACGGCAACATCTGTGTCCTCGTCGAGGTCGAAGGAGGTCTCGTAGGGACGATAGTTCTCCAGTTCGATCCTGAGTGTGTGGACTCCTGCCGGGAGGTTGGGGAGAGATGCCGGGGTGACCAGACCGGTGTAGTCACCGTCCAGGAAGACCTGCGCACCTGCGGGGTGGGTGATGACGGTGACCGCGGCATGGGAGGCCGCCGGCGTCGCCACAGGTGTGGGGGTCAGGGTCGGGCCGCCGACGTCCTGTTCTGTCCCGACCGGCGCCGGGGTTTTTTCATTCTCCTCAATGCCGAACCACCCGGCGATCATCGCCCACAACCCGGAAAAGAAACCCGAAGAGGTTTCGGGCTCTGTCGGTTGCACAGATGTCTCTACTGTTACGGGAGCAGTGGTGATTTCAGCTGTTGTAACCGTCTCTGTCGGCGGCACTGTCGCGGTCGTGATCGGCAGGGCCCGGACAGACATCCGGGTTGCGGCAATGAGGACAAGCCTGTTCTCCATGTAGTCGCCAGGATCGCCGGTCGGGATACTTACGATCTCGACTTTGTTCCCGGCATCCCTGAGATAGGGCGTCGCATCGGCCCTGCAGATACTGACGGCGTCCTCCCCACCGGTGAGGAGGTTGGTCCACTCACCACCATTGAGGGCGACGCGGTTTGTAAACGTGTCATTCCCGGCCGCACCGGTGCTGACGACAGACAGAGCAACGACAGTCCGGTCGTCTCTCCCTATCGGGTCGGTGAAGTCGGCGGTGGTGCAGGCGTCGTCCTCGGTGACCCCCCATGCGGGGTCTGCCTGGATGACATCGGCACCCTCGGCGATCCACCAGGAGGTGTGGTTGCCCGATGTGTCGGCGACCGGTGCGACGAGGACGCCGCCGGAGAGGGTGACCAAACCCTCTTTCTGACCTGCATTCCTGACATGGAGGGTATGGTTCGCCGGCGACAGCGTCTTCAGGGCATAGCACCAGGTCTCGACGGTAGGGTTGCGGCCGTCAGCGTCGTCGGCATAGTACGCATTGGCAGCGAGTCTCGTGTTCCCGAGGGAGACCTCAAGGTCGGTACCGTCGTCAGACGGACTGCCCGTGTTGTTCGTCCCGAAGAGGTAGAGGCGCACACCAGAGGTCTTCCCCATGCCGGTTGTGTTCAGGAAGAGAGTGCAGGAATCACCACTCTTCAGGGTGCAGAAACCTCCATCAGAGGGGATGACCTGCACCGTGCCGTTCACTGTGCCATGGTCGGCGACCGTGAGGTCAGAACCCTTGAATCCGTGGGGCCTGCTCACGCTGCTGTCAGAACCACCTGACCCGCCGGATCCTCCCTGAGAGGGGGAAAGCTGGCTGTGGATGGTGATCTGGTTGACCATCTGGACTGAAACACCACTCGCAGAGGGATACTGACCATTGTAGTAGTACCAATACTCTTCATCCCAGGACTCGTGCATGTCCCAGTTGCCCCAGACATGCATCCCCTGCTCATTCGTTTCAGGGGTAAGGAAGTAGAGGCGCATGCCTTCCCGGAAGTTCTCATTCACGTAGCCGGTGTCCTTGCCATGGTACCACGCGATCACTATTGGTCCCTGCCTGGGGTTGGGGGTGTAGATGTACTCCGCCGGCCATGTCTTCGTCAGTCCGTCCGATGCCTTGATGGTTACCATATCGGTCGGTTCGGCACCGCCGACAAGGTTGCAGAGGTCCTTCACGTCTGTGCCCATGAACTGACCGTGGTCCTTATAGACCAGGTTCACGTCTTCGGTCGGGTTCCAGCCGTCATAGGTCTCGCCCGGGTGAACTTCATCCCATGCCCCTTCAAAGATCGGCCCCTGCGTGTAATACATCGTCTCTCCGTCCCCCTGGACAGGGAGATTGTCCCGCATCCACTGCCAGTCGACCGTTTTTTCGGCGAGGACGGTGGTGTCGTCAGAGGCGATTTTGGTGATCTTCAGTTCTGTCGTCGCAATGGCCGACACCGGGATTGTCATTGCCTCAACAACCAGAAGAACGACAAAAACAAAGAGAAATGTCTGATGTCGTTCAGATAGGGTCGTCTTCATATGTATCATCATCTCCGGAGAAGGATGCCTGCGACGAGAGCGGCAAGAACCGCGGCAATTCCAAGGGGGGCCTGTGGAGTCGGCGTTTCGGGGGTGTTTTCTCCTCCATTTGTCTCGTGGCCGGTATAGATCTCAAGATCGCTCACCTGCTTGACCGAAAGACCGCTCGTCGACGGCCATGTGCCGCTGAAGAAGTGCCACTCGCCCTCGGGCAGGGTCTCTTTCATGTCGGTGTCCCCGAAGACGTGCCTACCCCAGGGATTTGTCGAGGCGTCGGCAAAGAA
This window of the Methanofollis ethanolicus genome carries:
- a CDS encoding PEGA domain-containing protein, producing MTIPVSAIATTELKITKIASDDTTVLAEKTVDWQWMRDNLPVQGDGETMYYTQGPIFEGAWDEVHPGETYDGWNPTEDVNLVYKDHGQFMGTDVKDLCNLVGGAEPTDMVTIKASDGLTKTWPAEYIYTPNPRQGPIVIAWYHGKDTGYVNENFREGMRLYFLTPETNEQGMHVWGNWDMHESWDEEYWYYYNGQYPSASGVSVQMVNQITIHSQLSPSQGGSGGSGGSDSSVSRPHGFKGSDLTVADHGTVNGTVQVIPSDGGFCTLKSGDSCTLFLNTTGMGKTSGVRLYLFGTNNTGSPSDDGTDLEVSLGNTRLAANAYYADDADGRNPTVETWCYALKTLSPANHTLHVRNAGQKEGLVTLSGGVLVAPVADTSGNHTSWWIAEGADVIQADPAWGVTEDDACTTADFTDPIGRDDRTVVALSVVSTGAAGNDTFTNRVALNGGEWTNLLTGGEDAVSICRADATPYLRDAGNKVEIVSIPTGDPGDYMENRLVLIAATRMSVRALPITTATVPPTETVTTAEITTAPVTVETSVQPTEPETSSGFFSGLWAMIAGWFGIEENEKTPAPVGTEQDVGGPTLTPTPVATPAASHAAVTVITHPAGAQVFLDGDYTGLVTPASLPNLPAGVHTLRIELENYRPYETSFDLDEDTDVAVSLDPCNQNLHVDPLCLTLAAIQGMNSRSGGIYVEASDDGADIYIDNKKIDAQTPQVVNGLKEGLHRVKVKKAKASYEIDTKEVWVSPGVVIPVRFDRNEHGMQKTLTVDIPGYKGEPCSVNGYYTGKKVPAKIKFGGLSSFVAFSRNSSYISVPISDFVEDGSTQTLRPETGGLTALRVDSTPQGAEIFVDGFDTGRATPYVVENVSPGRHRVMLTKPGYLPKEDVVLVPKGSDEVDVKFMLASYASGSLYVNSTTEGAKIYLYGQNTGEVTPHLFTGMDLGRYSVKVVGRSDSRTVDDVLVRPDEVTTCEVRLRR